Proteins encoded in a region of the Zonotrichia albicollis isolate bZonAlb1 chromosome 22, bZonAlb1.hap1, whole genome shotgun sequence genome:
- the VTN gene encoding vitronectin, translating into MRLLFPALVLALLATTRAAEDSCEGRCEEGFDAGHKCQCDTLCVYYQSCCSDYSTVCKAKVTRGDVFALPEDDYLDYNLTVDFVTEEAPVAEPTELPTAPAPVETTPESQPNTDETLAEVPNTTPGDSEEPEELCSGKPFDAFTDLKNGSLYAFRGKYFYELDKTSVRPGYPKLISDVWGIEGPIDAAFTRINCQGKTYLFKGTQYWRFDDGALDPGYPRDISEGFEGIPDNVDAAFALPAHSYHGNERVYFFKDKYYWSYDFAQQPTRADCEKSTPSTVFKHYAFMNRDSWEDVFQILFGSRMPGANGPWYISRDWRGVPSRLDAAMAGRIYVASQQPRRRKSRRQRKRYNHHRSLNLGFWSWLQNDPDSSGVESDGLSGSTCEMLQSVYFFVGDKYYRVNLRTKRVDLVRPRYPRSIAQYWLDCPQPTEESA; encoded by the exons ATGAGGCTGCTCTTCCCTGCCcttgtgctggccctgctggccaccaCCCGTGCTGCAGAAG ACTCCTGCGAGGGCCGCTGTGAGGAAGGCTTTGATGCAGGGCACAAGTGCCAGTGTGACACCCTCTGTGTGTACtaccagagctgctgcagtgacTACTCCACCGTCTGCAAAGCCAAAG tgACCCGGGGAGATGTCTTTGCCTTGCCCGAGGACGACTACCTGGACTACAACCTCACTGTGGACTTTGTCACCGAGGAGGCGCCCGTggcagagcccacagagctgcccacagccccagcGCCGGTGGAGACCACGCCAGAGAGCCAGCCAAACACTGACGAGACACTTGCAGAGGTGCCCAACACCACCCCAGGTGATTCTGAGGAGCCTGAGGAGCTGTGCAGCGGGAAACCTTTTGATGCCTTCACCGACCTGAAGAACGGTTCCCTTTATGCTTTCCGAG gGAAGTACTTCTATGAGCTGGACAAGACCAGTGTGAGGCCTGGCTACCCCAAGCTCATCAGTGACGTCTGGGGCATCGAGGGCCCCATCGATGCAGCCTTCACACGCATCAACTGCCAGGGCAAGACTTACCTCttcaag GGCACCCAGTACTGGCGCTTTGATGACGGAGCCCTGGACCCTGGGTACCCCCGGGACATCTCAGAGGGCTTTGAGGGCATCCCCGACAACGTGGATGCGGCGTTcgccctgcctgcccacagctaCCACGGCAATGAGAGAGTCTACTTCTTCAAGG ACAAGTACTACTGGTCCTACGACTTCGCCCAGCAGCCCACGCGGGCCGACTGCGAGAAGTCCACGCCCTCCACAGTGTTCAAGCACTATGCCTTCAtgaacagggacagctgggaggatGTTTTCCAGATCCTCTTTGGCAGCAGGATGC CCGGGGCAAACGGGCCGTGGTACATCAGCCGGGACTGGCGGGGCGTGCCCAGCCGCCTGGACGCTGCCATGGCCGGCAGGATCTACGTGGCCTCCCAGCAGCCCCGCAGGAGGAAATCCCGCCGCCAGCGCAAGAGGTACAACCACCACCGCTCACTGAACCTGGGATTCTGGAGCTGGCTGCAAAACGACCCCGACTCATCAGGTGTTGAAAGTGATGGGCTGTCGGGCTCCACGTGTGAGATGCTGCAGAGTGTTTACTTCTTTGTGGGAG ACAAGTACTACCGTGTCAACCTGCGCACCAAGCGCGTGGACCTGGTGCGGCCGCGCTACCCCCGCTCCATCGCCCAGTACTGGCTggactgcccccagcccacGGAGGAGAGCGCCTGA